The proteins below come from a single Methanothrix thermoacetophila PT genomic window:
- a CDS encoding MBL fold metallo-hydrolase, whose protein sequence is MRYKNVCDRVYAVGGPGITGGDDCCVYLVDCGADLALIDAGLGRSVDNILRNVQSAGYEPHWIKYIIATHCHIDHIGGIAPIVNLYGPKVIAHELDRKGIEEVHDDLTAADLYGVKYTPTKVDISLRGEHEMIRIGDVDFHMIHTPGHTPGSISPFIDTDDGRVLFGQDIHGPFSPRWGSDLAKWKESMEKILSLNIDVLCEGHAGVYKGENARRYIESYLKRYGQSRSV, encoded by the coding sequence ATGCGATACAAGAACGTGTGCGACAGGGTTTATGCGGTTGGAGGCCCTGGCATCACAGGCGGCGATGACTGTTGCGTCTATCTCGTCGACTGTGGTGCCGATCTCGCTCTCATCGATGCAGGCCTGGGAAGGAGTGTTGATAACATCCTGAGAAACGTCCAGTCCGCAGGATACGAGCCGCACTGGATAAAGTACATAATAGCGACACACTGCCACATCGATCACATCGGGGGTATAGCGCCGATTGTGAATCTTTACGGTCCGAAGGTCATTGCGCACGAGCTGGACAGGAAGGGCATAGAGGAGGTGCATGATGATCTCACCGCTGCAGATCTTTACGGCGTTAAATACACACCGACGAAAGTCGACATATCCCTCAGGGGTGAGCATGAGATGATCCGCATCGGAGACGTAGATTTCCACATGATCCACACGCCAGGCCATACTCCGGGATCCATATCACCCTTCATCGACACAGATGATGGCAGGGTTCTATTCGGGCAGGACATCCACGGGCCGTTTTCTCCACGATGGGGCTCGGACCTGGCGAAATGGAAAGAGTCGATGGAGAAGATCCTCTCGCTGAATATCGATGTGCTCTGCGAGGGGCATGCTGGCGTCTACAAGGGGGAGAATGCGAGAAGGTACATCGAGTCGTACCTCAAAAGATACGGGCAGTCTCGCAGCGTCTAG
- a CDS encoding pro-sigmaK processing inhibitor BofA family protein, protein MRTSARGDDYVIELGMLLLLIAVLIGLFVILKSLRTFVVNALIGLFVLYLANAAAGLGIGYSWPVVLICAFGGALGALMVIALHIMGWAF, encoded by the coding sequence GTGAGAACATCTGCACGTGGAGATGATTATGTGATCGAGCTCGGCATGCTTCTGCTTCTGATCGCGGTCCTGATTGGTCTCTTCGTGATCCTGAAGTCTCTCAGGACCTTTGTGGTCAATGCCCTGATAGGCCTCTTCGTCCTGTACCTCGCAAATGCAGCTGCGGGTCTCGGCATAGGATACAGCTGGCCTGTTGTCCTGATATGCGCATTCGGCGGAGCGCTCGGCGCCCTGATGGTGATAGCGCTTCATATCATGGGATGGGCGTTCTGA
- a CDS encoding GNAT family N-acetyltransferase — MRIRRACIEDLDRIVEIERLCFPEEVLFTRGLFSFLLRNATALVACDDEIMGFVIGYLSGRTGVIYTLDVHPDHRRRGVGSALLDAIEREMRAAGARRFRLEADTSNRAALELYHRSGYVEGEVLRNYYGYGKDAVRLWKEI, encoded by the coding sequence ATGCGGATCCGCAGAGCTTGCATTGAGGATCTCGACAGGATCGTGGAGATCGAGAGGCTCTGCTTTCCAGAGGAGGTCCTGTTCACAAGAGGTCTCTTCTCATTTCTTTTGAGAAATGCGACAGCCCTTGTGGCCTGCGATGACGAGATCATGGGATTTGTGATAGGGTATCTCTCCGGAAGAACAGGCGTGATATATACGCTCGATGTGCATCCGGATCACAGACGAAGAGGAGTGGGATCAGCGCTGCTAGATGCCATCGAGAGGGAGATGCGGGCAGCCGGTGCGAGGCGGTTCAGGCTTGAGGCCGATACCTCAAACAGGGCTGCGCTGGAGCTCTATCACAGATCTGGCTATGTCGAAGGTGAGGTGCTCAGGAACTACTACGGTTACGGTAAGGATGCAGTCAGGCTCTGGAAGGAGATATGA
- a CDS encoding anion transporter — protein MISTLILLLVLVLIAFRQVGGIRLKIWQIMTGGAIAAVALGEISPVDAIRSINADVMIFLAGMFVVGEAMRQSGYLFYLTNRLFGRADSTDELLIMLLFGMGMLSAFLMNDTIAIIGTPVVLYLSRLHRVAPALMLLSLAFAVTIGSAMSPIGNPQNLLIAIDGGLDNPFADFFGNLFIPTCINLFIVYLLMKAFYRNEFRRLDQIHVSCSLSDENLARVCRISLATIVVLILLKIVAVMLGAGESFRLTYIAVAAALPVITLSNRRWEMLRGIDWETLIFFASMFVLMEAVWRSGFIQESLSLESDGIASVSMVLGLSVTLSQLVSNVPFVALYLPVLDQIGATAQTMVALAAGSTIAGNLSVLGAASNVIIIQNAEKDGATITFLEFVKAGIPLTAANLAVYWLFLEIWPAL, from the coding sequence TTGATCTCAACGCTGATTCTTCTTCTGGTTCTCGTGCTCATAGCGTTCAGGCAGGTCGGCGGGATCAGGCTTAAGATATGGCAGATAATGACAGGCGGAGCTATTGCTGCTGTCGCGCTCGGCGAGATATCCCCCGTGGATGCCATAAGATCGATCAACGCAGATGTAATGATCTTTCTCGCGGGCATGTTCGTGGTCGGGGAGGCGATGCGCCAGAGCGGCTATCTATTCTACCTCACGAACAGGCTCTTCGGAAGAGCTGACAGCACAGATGAGCTTCTCATAATGCTGCTATTTGGGATGGGCATGCTCTCTGCGTTTCTCATGAACGACACCATAGCGATAATAGGCACCCCTGTGGTGCTTTACCTCTCCAGGCTTCACAGAGTGGCGCCCGCCCTCATGCTCCTCTCGCTGGCGTTCGCCGTGACAATAGGAAGCGCGATGAGCCCGATCGGCAACCCGCAGAACCTGCTCATAGCGATCGACGGTGGGCTGGATAATCCCTTCGCGGACTTCTTCGGCAATCTGTTCATACCTACATGCATCAACCTCTTCATAGTCTATCTCCTGATGAAGGCCTTTTACAGGAATGAGTTCAGGAGGCTGGATCAAATACACGTGAGTTGTTCGCTCAGCGATGAGAATCTCGCACGAGTGTGCAGGATCTCCCTCGCCACGATAGTGGTTCTCATACTCCTGAAGATAGTGGCCGTGATGTTGGGCGCAGGGGAATCGTTCAGGCTGACGTACATTGCGGTGGCAGCAGCTCTCCCTGTCATCACCCTGAGCAACCGGAGGTGGGAGATGCTCAGGGGCATTGACTGGGAGACGCTGATATTCTTCGCATCGATGTTTGTTCTTATGGAGGCTGTGTGGAGATCGGGCTTCATCCAGGAGTCTCTGAGTCTGGAGAGCGATGGCATCGCCTCCGTATCCATGGTTCTCGGGCTGAGCGTCACACTGAGCCAGCTGGTCTCAAACGTGCCCTTTGTCGCCCTGTACCTGCCAGTGCTCGATCAGATCGGGGCGACTGCCCAGACGATGGTTGCGCTGGCAGCTGGAAGTACTATCGCAGGCAACCTCTCGGTACTTGGAGCTGCGAGCAATGTCATAATAATTCAGAACGCAGAGAAGGATGGAGCCACGATAACATTCCTTGAGTTCGTGAAGGCGGGGATCCCTCTCACAGCAGCGAACCTGGCCGTGTACTGGCTCTTCCTGGAGATCTGGCCTGCTCTGTGA